The following are encoded together in the Scytonema millei VB511283 genome:
- the hpsA gene encoding hormogonium polysaccharide biosynthesis protein HpsA — protein sequence MLKRILKSIARSLTRKQRRRRLKPLDLKKRRRSVEAGFILPTVAVVSMVVVLLTAAMTIRSFDRARNASNVRVSQAAAEAAAPAIARAKVKIEALIRDPALPSRTPATQSLYNAIKYNSKFTFGDETRLKLGFDINQDNAITADNADIKNDETLTTAWRFPTDTNNNGKFDTYTLYGIYFRSPSVEAGDFNRERNPLEARTPPVNIPVANSRCADILSADTEILDNGWYQSGNQLNKSFFVYTASVPITDNTDLGDRFETLAGNTSFYALEYQQDRSLIPLNQYAVWFNDDLELSPSTDFRINGRIHTNGNLLVGGRNNATVRFYQVDSQESCFYQPENGKITIGGNVGNGSVTDTSDRNVVTVDLYSNNPSNSTAQIGSINKSTEETGGEEIAYSDDAFNQRIALMKQAALEFCIEAGRDCSELEPPEIKTVLAINRYPDEVKNRFSQRLQENPSLNTYIVLKEELERYLRYRTRRVPYAEVLESNDDILNDYTQDNIFANLNTIEPPAEWREPTDNNTRLLLRTRQLEATSPEQQLDGIERYLGDRIRVGNNLPAYWKNGNNYVTAPRDRQLVTGINWTSPSDLPRYRSTQVQPFDPSEIAERGGFWERQTSTNTGGLRIITGAGIYRDRKDNNSRIPALQVDSFLPDLSNRKLDSGADLPTPDNRLRIAGQPIDKYTLVWSDMMPMTGGDEEIKKQEKAAPPNLRMRATAVYHYTQSTGVDQIPIACVSSYYDPTDEITAKNGKFGTNNGYPWGGGGNNLPYHYDERGRSNNGVVYEAPYTSNNDRIREIGIYLTELRSQAKLMFPNGRIVNQPLQNALKKLTANVTLEDPDKPLSISDNATLDTAICALKILDGTIIPVNNNPIIPHGAIQEASFLDSREIKAISRDENDPSSSTLNSDRNPRYDLDLEQRQPLEIRVTDINLSTGEIQETYSDPKKEKVVGLTRKKIDPSQIESDYLLPNSGIVYASRDDALRDDSSAIDSINRNAVVVQSSTDTSAIVRLESRLLSPTDFKLDPTRRPNGIRLINGSDLSRDLDNRYRPEEKGLILVSDLPVYIKGDFNLHQTPLGNKLEEFQETLDWSNWSNFYTRRLGNLNPNFACRPGKAGCPDRDGDTWRSTTIIADAVTLLSNSFRDGFRNEGDYDLNNNTALPISQQTTPDDPQQPTTERDKVFQNRNNQGFWDNSFVTSSDWWDTNSSGNPYPNQKNSDDSYVGSYLTNGVTPIQRRTTFPEYVMEICRKIPVETCQESDWKIGYDQSRDDKLDNTEINSAINLSSPPNGGYKPDRLGAGTTARPALQLEDRRYPRRVAFQRNDNLNNQNQNQNRNQNNRQNNLNDRQNNQPSNPSDRQNNQQNNQQNNSTNQQSNLGNQQNNQQNNSTNQQSNPGNQQNNQQSDRQNNQQQTNQQQNNQQNNQQNNQQQNNQVSANQLTPLGIDSQGNVKQFRYVDGNNNVRPDGLPRQVRNALWFKTTTNPVDPTQGESYSPNNLLFIKEVSNGKPLLVPVLQIHTPDGSPSETLDRGNPNRYATNWLQIAEEDTTFNAVFMTGNSPSRPQEESAGLPNFVRFLENWENRVVNINGNFIQMRRSAYATAPFMPIRRDTATELATATDNLSWFDYAINKYPTDGANNDLPTGTPPYYSDPERHWQFDVALLSQSSDLFAQEFTTPSTSQPSELLREVSRDDPWVQTLLCAAIASDRTGKITATYTQYAISDKTQRPVTCQNDTPDYPANLN from the coding sequence ATGTTAAAACGTATACTGAAATCTATCGCGCGATCGCTGACTCGTAAACAAAGGCGACGACGGTTAAAACCTCTAGATCTCAAAAAACGCCGCCGTTCGGTCGAGGCTGGCTTTATTCTACCAACTGTAGCCGTGGTATCGATGGTAGTGGTACTACTGACCGCAGCGATGACAATTCGGTCTTTCGATCGCGCCCGGAATGCCAGTAATGTGAGAGTAAGTCAGGCAGCAGCAGAAGCAGCCGCACCCGCGATCGCCCGTGCTAAAGTTAAAATTGAGGCTTTAATTAGAGATCCTGCCCTACCCAGCCGCACGCCTGCTACTCAATCGCTCTACAACGCAATTAAATACAACTCTAAATTTACTTTTGGCGACGAGACGCGCCTGAAACTAGGCTTTGATATCAATCAAGATAATGCCATAACCGCAGACAACGCCGACATCAAAAATGACGAAACGTTAACAACTGCTTGGCGCTTCCCCACCGATACCAATAATAACGGTAAATTTGATACGTATACGCTTTATGGGATTTACTTCCGCAGTCCTAGCGTTGAAGCAGGTGATTTTAACCGCGAACGCAATCCTCTCGAAGCCAGAACCCCGCCTGTAAATATTCCAGTTGCAAATAGCCGTTGTGCCGATATTCTGAGTGCAGATACAGAAATATTGGATAATGGTTGGTATCAATCTGGAAATCAATTAAACAAAAGCTTTTTTGTCTATACTGCCAGCGTACCTATTACAGATAATACCGATTTAGGCGATCGCTTTGAAACTTTGGCGGGTAATACCAGCTTTTATGCATTAGAGTATCAACAAGACCGTAGTTTGATTCCGCTCAATCAATACGCTGTATGGTTCAACGACGATTTAGAATTGTCACCTAGTACCGATTTTCGGATCAATGGCAGAATTCATACTAATGGTAACTTGCTAGTCGGTGGACGCAACAACGCCACAGTTAGATTTTATCAAGTCGATAGTCAAGAATCCTGTTTCTATCAGCCAGAAAACGGCAAAATTACTATTGGGGGTAATGTCGGTAATGGTAGCGTTACCGATACAAGCGATCGCAATGTCGTAACCGTCGATCTATATAGTAACAATCCAAGCAACAGCACCGCTCAAATTGGCAGTATCAATAAATCTACAGAAGAAACAGGCGGAGAAGAAATAGCCTATTCTGATGATGCTTTTAACCAACGTATTGCCTTGATGAAACAAGCAGCATTAGAATTTTGTATCGAAGCTGGACGAGATTGTTCTGAATTAGAACCACCGGAAATTAAGACAGTTTTAGCAATTAACAGATATCCTGATGAAGTGAAAAATCGCTTCAGCCAACGCTTGCAGGAAAATCCTAGCCTAAATACGTATATTGTCCTGAAAGAAGAATTAGAAAGATATCTACGTTATCGAACTCGGCGCGTTCCATATGCAGAAGTTTTAGAGTCAAATGACGATATTTTAAACGATTACACTCAAGATAATATTTTTGCCAATTTAAATACAATCGAACCGCCTGCCGAATGGCGAGAGCCAACAGATAATAATACTAGATTGTTACTCAGAACGCGCCAATTAGAAGCGACATCTCCCGAACAACAACTAGATGGAATTGAGAGATATTTAGGCGATCGCATTCGTGTAGGAAATAACTTACCTGCATATTGGAAAAATGGCAATAACTATGTTACAGCACCGCGCGATCGACAATTAGTTACAGGCATAAATTGGACGAGTCCTAGCGATCTACCCCGCTATCGTAGCACCCAAGTACAGCCATTCGATCCTAGCGAAATTGCAGAACGCGGTGGATTTTGGGAACGACAAACTTCCACTAATACTGGAGGTTTACGGATTATTACAGGGGCAGGAATTTATCGCGATCGCAAAGATAATAACTCTCGCATACCAGCTTTACAAGTCGATTCTTTTTTACCCGATCTATCAAACCGTAAACTAGACTCTGGAGCAGATCTTCCCACTCCTGACAATCGGTTAAGGATAGCAGGTCAACCTATAGATAAATATACCCTGGTTTGGTCTGACATGATGCCAATGACAGGCGGCGATGAGGAGATTAAAAAGCAGGAAAAAGCAGCACCTCCTAATCTGCGGATGCGTGCGACAGCAGTTTATCACTATACCCAGAGTACGGGTGTCGATCAAATACCAATTGCTTGTGTTAGCAGTTATTACGATCCTACAGATGAAATCACAGCCAAAAATGGCAAGTTTGGTACTAATAACGGTTATCCCTGGGGCGGAGGTGGTAACAACTTACCCTATCATTATGACGAGCGTGGTAGGTCAAATAATGGCGTAGTTTACGAAGCTCCTTATACTAGCAATAACGATAGGATTAGAGAGATTGGTATCTACTTAACAGAACTAAGATCGCAAGCAAAGTTAATGTTTCCTAACGGGCGCATTGTCAATCAACCGCTACAAAATGCACTCAAAAAATTAACTGCTAACGTTACGCTGGAAGACCCTGACAAACCGCTGAGTATATCAGATAATGCCACGCTTGACACAGCAATTTGTGCCTTAAAAATATTAGATGGGACAATTATACCAGTCAATAATAATCCGATTATTCCTCACGGCGCAATTCAAGAAGCCTCTTTTTTAGATAGTAGAGAAATTAAGGCAATTAGCCGCGATGAAAACGATCCTTCAAGTTCTACACTCAACAGCGATCGCAATCCCCGCTACGACTTAGATCTAGAACAGCGTCAACCGTTAGAAATTAGGGTGACAGATATCAATTTGAGTACGGGAGAAATTCAAGAAACATATAGCGATCCAAAGAAAGAAAAAGTCGTAGGACTTACTCGAAAGAAAATAGATCCAAGTCAGATTGAAAGTGATTATCTATTACCAAATAGTGGTATAGTTTATGCTAGTCGTGATGATGCTTTACGCGATGATTCATCGGCGATCGATTCTATCAATCGGAACGCAGTTGTAGTACAAAGTTCAACAGATACATCTGCGATCGTACGTCTTGAAAGTAGGCTGCTCAGTCCTACAGATTTTAAACTCGATCCTACCCGTCGTCCTAATGGGATTCGGTTAATTAATGGGAGTGACTTATCGCGAGATCTGGATAATAGATATCGACCGGAAGAAAAAGGATTGATTTTAGTTTCCGATCTCCCTGTATATATCAAAGGTGATTTCAACCTTCATCAAACACCGTTAGGTAACAAATTAGAAGAGTTTCAAGAAACATTAGATTGGTCTAATTGGAGCAATTTTTATACTCGGAGATTAGGAAATCTCAATCCAAATTTTGCCTGTCGCCCTGGAAAAGCAGGATGTCCCGATCGCGATGGCGATACGTGGCGATCGACTACTATTATTGCTGATGCTGTGACGCTGCTATCTAATTCTTTTAGAGATGGATTTCGCAATGAGGGAGACTACGATCTCAACAATAATACAGCCCTCCCCATCTCTCAACAAACTACGCCAGACGATCCTCAACAGCCTACGACAGAACGTGACAAGGTTTTCCAAAATCGTAATAATCAAGGCTTTTGGGATAACAGCTTTGTTACGAGTTCTGATTGGTGGGATACAAATAGTAGCGGTAATCCATATCCTAATCAGAAAAATTCCGACGATAGTTATGTAGGTTCCTATTTAACTAACGGAGTCACACCCATACAGCGACGTACAACTTTTCCTGAATACGTCATGGAAATTTGTCGAAAGATACCTGTTGAAACTTGTCAAGAAAGTGATTGGAAGATTGGCTATGACCAAAGTAGGGATGACAAATTAGATAATACCGAAATAAATAGTGCTATAAATCTCAGTAGCCCTCCAAATGGAGGATACAAACCCGATCGACTTGGGGCAGGTACTACTGCCCGACCTGCTTTACAACTGGAAGATCGGCGCTATCCTCGGCGAGTGGCTTTTCAGAGAAACGATAACTTAAATAATCAAAACCAAAATCAAAATAGGAACCAGAATAATCGCCAGAATAATTTAAACGATCGGCAAAATAATCAGCCGAGCAATCCAAGCGATCGACAAAATAACCAACAGAATAATCAACAAAATAATTCAACCAACCAACAAAGTAATCTAGGCAACCAACAGAATAATCAACAAAATAATTCAACCAACCAACAGAGTAATCCAGGTAACCAACAGAATAACCAACAGAGCGATCGACAAAATAATCAACAACAAACCAACCAGCAACAAAATAATCAACAAAATAATCAACAAAACAATCAGCAACAAAATAACCAAGTTAGTGCTAATCAACTAACTCCTTTAGGAATCGATTCTCAAGGAAACGTAAAACAGTTTCGCTATGTTGATGGAAATAATAACGTTAGACCAGATGGATTACCTCGGCAAGTACGTAATGCGTTATGGTTTAAAACAACAACTAACCCTGTCGATCCAACTCAGGGTGAATCCTATAGTCCGAATAATCTGCTGTTTATTAAAGAAGTCTCTAACGGTAAGCCGCTATTAGTCCCTGTTTTACAAATTCATACTCCCGATGGTTCTCCCAGTGAAACCCTGGATCGAGGAAACCCAAATCGCTACGCTACCAACTGGTTGCAAATAGCCGAAGAGGATACAACCTTTAATGCCGTATTTATGACTGGTAATAGTCCCAGTCGTCCTCAAGAAGAGTCAGCGGGATTGCCTAACTTCGTCCGTTTTCTAGAAAATTGGGAAAACAGGGTAGTCAACATCAATGGTAACTTTATTCAAATGCGGCGGAGTGCCTACGCTACAGCACCATTTATGCCGATCCGTCGCGACACGGCTACTGAGTTGGCTACGGCAACCGATAACCTTAGCTGGTTTGACTACGCCATTAATAAATATCCCACTGATGGCGCTAATAACGATTTACCGACAGGAACGCCACCATATTACAGCGACCCAGAACGACACTGGCAATTTGATGTTGCCTTATTATCCCAATCTTCAGACTTATTTGCCCAAGAGTTTACAACTCCATCAACAAGCCAGCCTAGCGAATTACTCAGAGAAGTCAGTCGAGACGATCCTTGGGTACAAACTTTGTTGTGTGCAGCCATAGCTAGCGATCGCACTGGCAAAATTACAGCTACCTACACTCAATATGCGATTTCAGATAAAACCCAGCGTCCGGTAACTTGTCAAAACGATACACCAGATTATCCGGCAAACTTGAATTAG
- the hpsB gene encoding hormogonium polysaccharide secretion pseudopilin HpsB, translating to MKTIQVKSQKSKVKSRFQFPTPDFRLPTPTSSGFTILEALIAIAILSILMTAIAPVFVLAVGNRLQARRIELATQATKTYIAGVKAGTIAPPQHTVVLNEVDSNKNFNSQREQFVATAPPSTSGGLRCTNVTVSNSYCWNNTTSSLYCFDLDGGGCSSDSGQDLVIQAFRSASSEDRSMDKAYILGLRVYRAAGFSDLSPLVASDANTQRTQLTFSGGLGNFKTPLVETATEIANDESSINDFCDRLGCE from the coding sequence ATGAAAACTATTCAAGTCAAAAGTCAAAAGTCAAAAGTCAAAAGTCGCTTCCAATTCCCAACTCCCGACTTCCGACTCCCGACTCCCACCTCGTCAGGCTTTACCATCCTCGAAGCTTTAATCGCGATCGCAATTTTATCAATCTTGATGACCGCGATCGCGCCTGTTTTTGTCCTTGCTGTTGGTAATCGGCTGCAAGCAAGGCGAATAGAATTGGCAACTCAAGCAACAAAAACCTATATTGCTGGAGTTAAGGCGGGAACGATTGCACCACCACAGCATACAGTTGTCCTAAATGAAGTCGATAGTAACAAAAATTTTAATTCTCAACGCGAACAATTTGTTGCTACAGCTCCTCCTTCTACTTCTGGTGGTTTGCGTTGTACGAATGTTACAGTTAGTAATTCTTATTGCTGGAATAATACGACATCGAGTTTATATTGTTTCGATTTAGATGGTGGCGGTTGTAGTAGCGATAGCGGACAAGATTTGGTGATTCAAGCTTTTCGCAGCGCCAGTTCTGAGGATCGATCTATGGATAAAGCTTATATATTGGGGCTTCGGGTTTATCGTGCTGCTGGTTTTAGCGATCTATCACCGCTAGTTGCTAGCGATGCTAATACTCAAAGAACGCAGTTGACTTTTTCGGGAGGGTTGGGTAATTTCAAAACACCATTAGTAGAAACAGCTACAGAAATTGCTAATGATGAGTCGAGTATAAATGATTTTTGCGATCGCCTTGGGTGTGAGTGA
- the hpsC gene encoding hormogonium polysaccharide secretion pseudopilin HpsC, whose amino-acid sequence MRHRFFDFCRAKTRRRKGRKEKRGLGCSGFTLIELLVSIVISSIVLSSLLSFMTNMLTSERREQAKSSSEQEVQLALDYISRDLQEAIYIYDADGVQAIADQLPHAREVDKVPVLVFWKPTFLAQDRPVTTMDGTATTVGCLTKLPRNDACSQRDYFVYSLVIYYLIKDNNPAWSEAARIGRLELQDGIRDSNNSRNYLTNPSPGFQLFNLSQAGTLKDKMNAWQKADTAYDSQKIPIEVLVDYVDPSPSDRAPKPLDCQNISSVAQLVPANTQLANPLQINSFYACVDAARNLAQVYLRGSALMRLEQNAVYSDAQAVYFPSLNIQVKSRGTTSSKF is encoded by the coding sequence ATGCGTCATAGGTTTTTTGATTTTTGTCGCGCAAAGACGCGGAGGCGCAAAGGAAGAAAAGAGAAGAGAGGATTGGGTTGCAGTGGTTTTACTTTGATTGAGTTGTTGGTGTCGATTGTGATTTCTTCGATTGTTTTGAGTTCGCTGTTGTCTTTTATGACGAATATGTTGACTTCTGAGCGGAGAGAACAAGCAAAGTCTAGTAGCGAACAAGAAGTACAGTTGGCTCTTGATTATATTTCTAGGGATTTACAAGAAGCTATTTATATTTATGATGCTGATGGCGTGCAGGCGATCGCTGACCAATTACCTCATGCTAGAGAAGTAGATAAAGTTCCCGTACTCGTGTTTTGGAAGCCTACTTTTTTAGCTCAAGATCGTCCTGTTACTACGATGGATGGAACTGCAACCACTGTTGGATGCTTGACTAAGTTGCCTAGAAATGATGCCTGTAGTCAAAGAGATTATTTTGTTTATTCTTTAGTCATTTATTACTTAATTAAAGATAATAATCCTGCTTGGTCTGAAGCAGCCAGAATTGGTAGACTCGAACTACAAGATGGAATCAGAGATTCTAATAATTCCAGAAATTATCTGACAAATCCCTCTCCTGGTTTTCAATTATTCAATCTTTCTCAAGCCGGAACTCTGAAAGATAAAATGAATGCTTGGCAAAAAGCAGATACAGCTTACGATTCTCAAAAAATTCCGATTGAAGTTTTAGTAGATTACGTCGATCCGAGTCCGAGCGATCGCGCGCCAAAGCCGTTAGATTGTCAAAATATTTCTTCTGTGGCTCAACTCGTTCCTGCTAATACTCAACTGGCTAATCCTTTACAAATAAATAGTTTTTATGCCTGTGTAGATGCAGCGCGCAATCTAGCTCAAGTTTATTTGAGAGGAAGTGCGTTAATGCGTTTGGAGCAAAATGCTGTTTATAGTGACGCTCAGGCTGTTTATTTTCCTAGTTTAAACATCCAAGTCAAAAGTCGCGGTACGACTAGCTCTAAATTTTAG
- a CDS encoding pilus assembly FimT family protein has protein sequence MNKITKTILHPSIFRRGAQLCAPTDRVPLGISIGDRGERENRGFTSIELIVVVIIIGVLSAIAAPSWVAFVDGRRLNVAQDQILRSLQAAQSNARRDKVTWQVSFRENNGVAQWSVLPASTNPTVVTWQNLDAAIRIVDPIVNANDPDGTTLEFDPTHNLWRMQFNYRGEANSPLGKIAIATRNGGQRWSCVKIATLLGAIRSASDENCLN, from the coding sequence ATGAATAAAATCACCAAGACAATTTTACACCCATCGATTTTTCGTAGGGGCGCACAGCTGTGCGCCCCTACAGATCGCGTTCCTCTGGGAATCTCCATTGGGGATAGGGGAGAGAGGGAGAATCGAGGATTTACCTCGATCGAACTCATCGTTGTAGTCATTATTATCGGAGTTTTAAGCGCGATCGCGGCTCCTAGTTGGGTGGCTTTTGTTGACGGTCGCCGTTTGAATGTGGCTCAAGACCAAATTTTGCGCTCTTTACAAGCAGCACAAAGTAATGCTAGGCGAGATAAAGTGACGTGGCAAGTCAGCTTTCGCGAAAATAACGGCGTAGCACAGTGGAGCGTTCTGCCAGCAAGTACAAATCCGACCGTTGTAACTTGGCAAAACTTAGATGCAGCAATTCGGATCGTCGATCCAATTGTGAATGCTAACGATCCCGATGGCACGACATTAGAATTCGATCCTACTCATAACTTGTGGCGAATGCAATTTAACTATCGCGGAGAAGCAAATAGTCCATTAGGAAAAATTGCGATCGCCACTCGTAACGGCGGACAGCGCTGGAGTTGTGTTAAGATTGCCACTCTCTTGGGCGCAATCCGATCCGCTAGCGATGAAAATTGTCTGAATTAA
- the glgB gene encoding 1,4-alpha-glucan branching enzyme translates to MTTIAPEQVDRIIWNQHQDPFEVLGAHSVEQEGKTVWAVRAYLPNASAAWVVLPEERKEFPMETVHHPNFFECTLDLPELANYQLRILEGEHERVIYDPYAFRSPRLTDFDLHLFAEGNHHRIYEKLGAHTTEINGVRGVYFAVWAPNARNVSVIGDFNHWDGRKHQMRKGATGVWEIFVPELKVGDRYKYEIKNNDGHIYEKSDPYGYQQEPRPKTASIVTDLDAYQWSDLEWMEKRRHTDPLTQPISVYEVHLGSWLHASSAEPPKLPNGETEPVVIVSELKPGARFLTYRELGDRLIPYVKDLGYTHIELLPIAEHPFDGSWGYQVTGYYACTSRYGTPEDFMYFVDQCHQNGIGVIVDWVPGHFPKDGHGLAFFDGTHLYEHADPRKGEHKEWGTLVFNYSRNEVRNFLVANALFWFDKYHIDGIRVDAVASMLYLNYCRKEGEWLPNQYGGTENLEAAEFLRQTNHVIFSYFPGIVSIAEESTAWPMVSWPTYMGGLGFNLKWNMGWMHDMLDYFSMDPWFRQFHQNNVTFSMWYHHSENYMLALSHDEVVHGKSNIIGKMPGDRWQKFANVRCLFTFMFVHPGKKTMFMSMEFGQWSEWNVWGDLEWQLLQYESHQQLKQFFKDLNHTYRSEPALYSQDFAEAGFEWIDCSDNRHSVVALIRRAKDSDDFAIAVCNFTPQPHSHYRIGVPEPGFYQELFNSDSREYGGSNMGNLGGKWTDEWQYHNHPYSIDLCLPPLGVLILKLNREKTAEAMSKS, encoded by the coding sequence ATGACCACCATTGCACCAGAACAGGTAGATCGAATTATTTGGAACCAGCATCAAGATCCTTTTGAAGTGCTAGGCGCTCATTCCGTGGAACAGGAAGGCAAAACCGTCTGGGCAGTGCGAGCATACTTACCAAATGCGAGTGCAGCGTGGGTGGTACTGCCAGAGGAAAGAAAAGAATTTCCGATGGAAACCGTGCATCATCCCAATTTTTTTGAATGCACGCTCGATCTTCCCGAACTGGCAAACTATCAGTTGCGGATTTTAGAGGGAGAACACGAGCGCGTGATCTACGACCCCTACGCCTTTCGTTCTCCCCGCTTGACAGATTTTGACCTGCATCTATTTGCGGAAGGCAATCACCACCGCATTTACGAGAAATTAGGGGCGCACACCACGGAAATTAATGGCGTTCGAGGAGTTTATTTCGCTGTTTGGGCTCCGAACGCGCGCAACGTGTCAGTTATTGGAGATTTTAATCATTGGGACGGACGCAAGCACCAAATGCGTAAAGGTGCGACAGGAGTTTGGGAAATATTTGTCCCCGAACTTAAAGTCGGCGATCGCTATAAATATGAAATTAAAAATAACGATGGTCACATCTACGAAAAGTCTGACCCTTATGGCTATCAGCAAGAACCCCGACCCAAAACCGCATCCATTGTCACAGACTTAGACGCTTATCAATGGAGCGATTTGGAATGGATGGAAAAACGCCGTCATACCGACCCCCTAACACAGCCAATTTCTGTCTATGAAGTCCATCTCGGGTCGTGGTTGCACGCCTCCTCTGCCGAACCCCCCAAGTTGCCTAATGGGGAGACAGAACCCGTCGTCATTGTCTCGGAACTCAAACCGGGAGCGCGTTTTCTCACCTACCGAGAACTTGGCGATCGCCTAATTCCCTATGTGAAAGATTTAGGATACACCCATATTGAATTATTACCAATTGCAGAGCATCCCTTTGACGGCTCTTGGGGATATCAAGTCACTGGCTATTATGCTTGTACGTCCCGCTATGGCACGCCAGAAGATTTCATGTATTTTGTTGACCAATGCCACCAAAACGGTATTGGGGTAATTGTTGATTGGGTTCCAGGTCATTTTCCTAAAGATGGACACGGGTTAGCATTCTTTGATGGGACTCATCTCTACGAACACGCCGATCCGCGCAAGGGAGAACACAAAGAATGGGGAACTTTAGTATTCAACTACAGCCGCAACGAAGTGAGAAACTTCTTGGTTGCCAACGCCTTGTTCTGGTTTGATAAGTATCACATCGACGGAATTCGGGTAGATGCCGTTGCCTCAATGCTTTACCTGAACTATTGCCGCAAAGAAGGGGAATGGTTGCCAAATCAATATGGTGGCACGGAAAATTTAGAGGCAGCAGAGTTCCTACGGCAAACAAATCACGTTATTTTTAGTTATTTTCCTGGCATCGTCTCCATCGCGGAAGAATCTACCGCTTGGCCTATGGTATCTTGGCCCACGTATATGGGCGGATTAGGCTTTAATCTCAAGTGGAACATGGGCTGGATGCACGATATGCTGGATTACTTCAGTATGGACCCTTGGTTCCGCCAATTCCACCAAAATAACGTCACTTTCAGCATGTGGTATCACCACAGCGAAAATTACATGCTGGCTCTATCCCACGATGAAGTCGTACATGGCAAAAGTAACATCATCGGCAAAATGCCAGGGGATAGATGGCAGAAATTCGCCAACGTCCGCTGCTTGTTTACCTTCATGTTCGTTCACCCCGGCAAAAAAACCATGTTTATGAGCATGGAGTTCGGACAGTGGAGCGAATGGAACGTCTGGGGTGACTTAGAGTGGCAGTTGTTGCAATATGAATCACACCAACAGCTCAAGCAGTTTTTCAAAGATCTAAACCACACATATCGCTCTGAACCAGCTTTGTACAGCCAAGATTTTGCTGAAGCAGGGTTTGAGTGGATCGATTGCAGCGACAATCGCCATAGCGTAGTTGCGTTAATTCGTCGCGCCAAAGATTCAGATGATTTTGCGATCGCAGTTTGTAACTTTACTCCCCAACCGCATTCCCACTACCGAATTGGCGTACCCGAACCAGGATTTTACCAAGAGTTATTCAATAGCGATTCCCGCGAGTACGGTGGTAGCAACATGGGTAACTTAGGTGGAAAATGGACGGATGAATGGCAATACCACAATCACCCCTATTCTATCGATCTCTGTTTGCCTCCCTTGGGCGTGCTGATTTTGAAGCTAAATCGGGAAAAAACAGCAGAGGCGATGAGCAAGTCGTAA
- the psbA gene encoding photosystem II q(b) protein, translating into MTTTLQRRESASLWEQFCNWVASTENRLYIGWFGVLMIPTLLAATTCFIVAFIAAPPVDIDGIREPVAGSLIYGNNIISGAVVPSSNAIGLHFYPIWEAASLDEWLYNGGPYQLVIFHFLIGVFCYMGREWELSYRLGMRPWICVAYSAPVAAATAVFLIYPIGQGSFSDGMPLGISGTFNFMLVFQAEHNILMHPFHQLGVAGVFGGALFSAMHGSLVTSSLVRETTETESQNYGYKFGQEEETYNIVAAHGYFGRLIFQYASFNNSRALHFFLAAWPVIGIWFTSLGISTMAFNLNGFNFNQSVVDSQGHAIGTWADILNRANLGMEVMHERNAHNFPLDLAAVEAPSLNG; encoded by the coding sequence ATGACAACCACATTACAAAGACGCGAAAGCGCTTCCTTGTGGGAACAGTTTTGTAACTGGGTAGCCAGCACGGAAAACCGCCTGTACATTGGCTGGTTCGGCGTGTTGATGATCCCCACCTTACTAGCTGCGACCACCTGCTTCATCGTCGCTTTCATCGCCGCACCACCGGTAGACATCGACGGGATTCGCGAACCAGTAGCAGGTTCTTTGATCTACGGCAACAACATCATCTCTGGTGCAGTTGTGCCATCTTCCAACGCCATCGGCTTGCACTTCTACCCAATTTGGGAAGCAGCATCATTAGACGAATGGCTGTACAACGGTGGACCTTACCAATTGGTAATTTTCCACTTCTTGATTGGCGTATTCTGCTACATGGGACGTGAATGGGAACTGTCCTACCGTCTAGGAATGCGTCCTTGGATCTGCGTAGCATACTCGGCACCAGTCGCAGCAGCAACCGCAGTCTTCTTGATTTACCCAATCGGACAAGGTTCATTCTCTGATGGGATGCCCTTGGGCATTTCGGGAACATTCAACTTCATGTTAGTGTTCCAAGCCGAGCATAACATCCTGATGCACCCCTTCCACCAACTCGGTGTAGCTGGTGTATTCGGTGGAGCGCTATTCAGCGCCATGCACGGTTCCTTGGTCACTTCCTCCTTGGTACGTGAAACCACCGAAACCGAATCTCAGAACTACGGTTACAAATTCGGACAAGAAGAAGAAACCTACAACATCGTAGCGGCACACGGTTACTTTGGTCGCTTAATCTTCCAATACGCCTCCTTCAACAACAGCCGTGCATTGCACTTCTTCTTAGCAGCATGGCCTGTGATCGGCATCTGGTTCACCTCCTTGGGCATCAGCACGATGGCGTTCAACCTCAACGGCTTCAACTTCAACCAGTCAGTCGTTGACTCTCAAGGACATGCGATTGGTACATGGGCAGACATCCTCAACCGCGCTAACCTGGGTATGGAAGTGATGCACGAGCGCAACGCTCACAACTTCCCCTTAGACTTAGCTGCAGTGGAAGCTCCTTCCCTCAATGGCTAG